The Camelus dromedarius isolate mCamDro1 chromosome 8, mCamDro1.pat, whole genome shotgun sequence genome includes a window with the following:
- the ANXA7 gene encoding annexin A7 isoform X1 has protein sequence MSYPSYPPTGYPPFPGYPPAGQESSFPPPGQYPYPSGYPPMGGGAYPPAPSSGYPGAGGYPAPGGYPVPGVYPGAPQPGGAPSYPGGQGFGAPPGGAGFSGYPQPPSQSYGGGPAQVPLPGGFPGGPIPSQYPGGQTPYFSQISTESFPSYPVFSPVSLDYSSEGNQGTIQPAASFDAMRDAEVLRKAMKGFGTDEQAIIDVVANRSNDQRQKIKAAFKTMYGKDLIKDLKSELSGNMEELILALFMPPTYYDAWSLRNAMKGAGTQERVLIEILCTRTNQEIQEIVRCYQSEFGRDLEKDIRSDTSGHFERLLVSMCQGNRDENQNVNHQLAQEDAQRLYQAGEGRLGTDESCFNMILATRSFPQLKATMEAYSRMANRDLLSSVGREFSGNVESGLKTILQCALNRPAFFAERLYYSMKGAGTDDSTLVRIVVTRSEIDLVQIKQIFSQMYQKTLGMMIASDTSGDYRKLLLAIVGQ, from the exons cCTGCAGGTCAGGAGTCGTCTTTTCCCCCTCCTGGTCAGTATCCTTACCCTAGTGGCTATCCTCCAATGGGAGGAGGGGCCTACCCCCCAGCACCAAGTAGTGGCTACCCAGGAGCGGGAGGCTACCCTGCCCCTGGAGGTTATCCAGTGCCTGGAGTCTATCCTGGTGCACCACAGCCAGGGGGAGCTCCATCCTACCCCGGAG gCCAAGGGTTTGGAGCCCCACCAGGTGGAGCAGGCTTTTCTGGCTATCCACAGCCACCCTCACAGTCTTATGGTGGTGGCCCAGCACAGGTCCCACTACCTG GTGGTTTTCCTGGAGGACCAATACCTTCCCAGTATCCTGGAGGACAAACTCCTTATTTTAGTCAG ATCAGTACAGAATCCTTTCCTTCCTATcctgttttctctcctgtttctttGGATTATAGCAGTGAA GGAAATCAAGGAACAATTCAACCAGCTGCCAGCTTTGATGCCATGAGAGATGCAGAAGTTCTTCGTAAAGCAATGAAGGGTTTTg GGACAGACGAGCAGGCAATTATAGACGTTGTAGCCAACCGTTCCAATGATCAAAGGCAGAAAATTAAAGCAGCTTTTAAGACCATGTATGGCAag GATTTAATCAAAGATCTTAAATCAGAGTTAAGTGGAAATATGGAAGAACTGATCCTTGCCCTGTTCATGCCACCTACATATTATGATGCCTGGAGTTTACGGAATGCAATGAAG GGAGCAGGAACTCAGGAACGTGTATTGATTGAAATTTTGTGTACAAGAACAAATCAAGAAATCCAAGAAATTGTCAGATGTTATCAGTCAGAATTTGGACGAGACCTTGAAAAGGACATTAGATCAGATACTTCAGGGCATTTTGAACGTTTACTTGTATCCATGTGCCAG GGAAATCGTGACGAGAACCAAAATGTTAACCACCAACTGGCTCAGGAAGATGCTCAGCGTCTGTATCAAGCCGGTGAGGGGAGATTAGGGACAGATGAGTCTTGCTTTAACATGATTCTTGCCACAAGAAGCTTTCCTCAGCTGAAAGCTACCATGGAGGCTTATTCCAGG ATGGCTAATCGAGATTTGTTAAGCAGTGTTGGCCGTGAGTTTTCTGGAAACGTTGAAAGTGGTTTGAAGACCATCT TGCAGTGTGCCCTGAACCGCCCTGCCTTCTTTGCTGAGAGGCTCTACTATTCAATGAAAGGTGCCGGCACAGATGACTCCACCCTGGTCAGAATTGTGGTCACTCGAAGTGAG ATTGATCTCGTACAGATAAAACAGATATTCAGTCAGATGTATCAGAAGACCCTGGGCATGATGATTGCAAGTGACACAAGTGGAGATTACCGAAAGCTTCTTCTGGCCATCGTGGGCcagtag
- the ANXA7 gene encoding annexin A7 isoform X2, translating into MSYPSYPPTGYPPFPGYPPAGQESSFPPPGQYPYPSGYPPMGGGAYPPAPSSGYPGAGGYPAPGGYPVPGVYPGAPQPGGAPSYPGGQGFGAPPGGAGFSGYPQPPSQSYGGGPAQVPLPGGFPGGPIPSQYPGGQTPYFSQGNQGTIQPAASFDAMRDAEVLRKAMKGFGTDEQAIIDVVANRSNDQRQKIKAAFKTMYGKDLIKDLKSELSGNMEELILALFMPPTYYDAWSLRNAMKGAGTQERVLIEILCTRTNQEIQEIVRCYQSEFGRDLEKDIRSDTSGHFERLLVSMCQGNRDENQNVNHQLAQEDAQRLYQAGEGRLGTDESCFNMILATRSFPQLKATMEAYSRMANRDLLSSVGREFSGNVESGLKTILQCALNRPAFFAERLYYSMKGAGTDDSTLVRIVVTRSEIDLVQIKQIFSQMYQKTLGMMIASDTSGDYRKLLLAIVGQ; encoded by the exons cCTGCAGGTCAGGAGTCGTCTTTTCCCCCTCCTGGTCAGTATCCTTACCCTAGTGGCTATCCTCCAATGGGAGGAGGGGCCTACCCCCCAGCACCAAGTAGTGGCTACCCAGGAGCGGGAGGCTACCCTGCCCCTGGAGGTTATCCAGTGCCTGGAGTCTATCCTGGTGCACCACAGCCAGGGGGAGCTCCATCCTACCCCGGAG gCCAAGGGTTTGGAGCCCCACCAGGTGGAGCAGGCTTTTCTGGCTATCCACAGCCACCCTCACAGTCTTATGGTGGTGGCCCAGCACAGGTCCCACTACCTG GTGGTTTTCCTGGAGGACCAATACCTTCCCAGTATCCTGGAGGACAAACTCCTTATTTTAGTCAG GGAAATCAAGGAACAATTCAACCAGCTGCCAGCTTTGATGCCATGAGAGATGCAGAAGTTCTTCGTAAAGCAATGAAGGGTTTTg GGACAGACGAGCAGGCAATTATAGACGTTGTAGCCAACCGTTCCAATGATCAAAGGCAGAAAATTAAAGCAGCTTTTAAGACCATGTATGGCAag GATTTAATCAAAGATCTTAAATCAGAGTTAAGTGGAAATATGGAAGAACTGATCCTTGCCCTGTTCATGCCACCTACATATTATGATGCCTGGAGTTTACGGAATGCAATGAAG GGAGCAGGAACTCAGGAACGTGTATTGATTGAAATTTTGTGTACAAGAACAAATCAAGAAATCCAAGAAATTGTCAGATGTTATCAGTCAGAATTTGGACGAGACCTTGAAAAGGACATTAGATCAGATACTTCAGGGCATTTTGAACGTTTACTTGTATCCATGTGCCAG GGAAATCGTGACGAGAACCAAAATGTTAACCACCAACTGGCTCAGGAAGATGCTCAGCGTCTGTATCAAGCCGGTGAGGGGAGATTAGGGACAGATGAGTCTTGCTTTAACATGATTCTTGCCACAAGAAGCTTTCCTCAGCTGAAAGCTACCATGGAGGCTTATTCCAGG ATGGCTAATCGAGATTTGTTAAGCAGTGTTGGCCGTGAGTTTTCTGGAAACGTTGAAAGTGGTTTGAAGACCATCT TGCAGTGTGCCCTGAACCGCCCTGCCTTCTTTGCTGAGAGGCTCTACTATTCAATGAAAGGTGCCGGCACAGATGACTCCACCCTGGTCAGAATTGTGGTCACTCGAAGTGAG ATTGATCTCGTACAGATAAAACAGATATTCAGTCAGATGTATCAGAAGACCCTGGGCATGATGATTGCAAGTGACACAAGTGGAGATTACCGAAAGCTTCTTCTGGCCATCGTGGGCcagtag